A genomic segment from Longimicrobium sp. encodes:
- a CDS encoding glycoside hydrolase family 43 protein has product MNRARGQTAFARAAWALLAAAQLAACTPPVQAPGTPAPATAAVCTFTNPVARGADPWLEFRDGYYYMAQSKNQEGQSSTIWVFRSRKLTDPMRDSVKVWTAPDTGWNQTHVWAPEIRLVDGRWYIYYAAGRPGPQDAPFIYQRAGVIRAAGNDPQGAYEDLGQLDTGGTLATHADDVWAIDFTVHRFNGQLYGMWSGWENNTPLARTPQYIYIARMSNPHTISGPRAQISAPTESWERREDPVDGLDLNEGPQVLARGGQTFVVYSTRESWLRSYRLGMLRLNSPTADPMLPSSWTKTGPVFAEANGVYGPGHNGFAKSPDGTEDWIIYHAKVDTGPNWNRVIRAQPFTWNADGSPNFGQPVASGVPLRVPSGEPCGR; this is encoded by the coding sequence ATGAATCGCGCTCGTGGTCAGACTGCCTTCGCCCGCGCCGCATGGGCCCTGCTCGCCGCCGCGCAGCTCGCCGCGTGCACCCCGCCGGTGCAGGCGCCGGGCACGCCCGCTCCCGCGACGGCCGCGGTCTGCACGTTCACGAACCCCGTCGCGCGCGGGGCCGACCCGTGGCTGGAGTTCCGCGACGGCTACTACTACATGGCGCAATCGAAGAACCAGGAGGGGCAAAGTAGCACCATCTGGGTCTTCCGGTCGAGAAAGCTCACCGACCCCATGCGCGACAGCGTAAAGGTGTGGACCGCGCCCGACACGGGGTGGAACCAGACCCACGTCTGGGCGCCGGAAATCCGCCTGGTGGACGGCCGCTGGTACATCTACTACGCCGCCGGCCGCCCCGGCCCGCAGGACGCGCCCTTCATCTACCAGCGCGCCGGAGTGATCCGCGCCGCGGGCAACGATCCGCAGGGCGCGTACGAGGACCTGGGCCAGCTGGACACGGGCGGTACCCTGGCCACCCACGCCGACGACGTGTGGGCCATCGACTTCACCGTCCACCGCTTCAACGGCCAGCTGTACGGCATGTGGTCCGGCTGGGAGAACAACACGCCGCTCGCGCGCACGCCGCAGTACATCTACATCGCGCGGATGTCCAACCCGCACACCATCAGCGGCCCGCGCGCGCAGATCTCCGCGCCCACCGAGAGCTGGGAGCGGCGGGAAGATCCGGTGGACGGGCTGGACCTGAACGAGGGGCCGCAGGTGCTGGCGCGGGGCGGCCAGACGTTCGTCGTGTACTCCACGCGCGAGTCGTGGCTGCGGTCGTACCGGCTGGGGATGCTGCGGCTGAACAGCCCCACGGCGGACCCCATGCTGCCCTCCAGCTGGACCAAGACGGGCCCCGTGTTCGCCGAGGCCAACGGGGTGTACGGCCCGGGGCACAACGGCTTCGCGAAGTCGCCGGACGGTACGGAGGACTGGATCATCTACCACGCCAAGGTGGATACGGGGCCCAACTGGAACCGGGTGATCCGCGCGCAGCCCTTCACCTGGAACGCGGACGGATCCCCCAACTTCGGCCAGCCGGTGGCGTCGGGCGTTCCGTTGCGCGTCCCCTCCGGCGAGCCCTGCGGGCGCTGA